One segment of Lachancea thermotolerans CBS 6340 chromosome E complete sequence DNA contains the following:
- a CDS encoding uncharacterized protein (conserved hypothetical protein), with translation MPLINKKYFSTLLASSVLALFLGLTTDSKLTYFTSDHDKAAHFVVFFLESWLFTKSLIPRRIKLLSHTVDKYILSLLVCAVGAGVGSEFAQAVLSRGRRQFDSLDIVCNVCGGTLGVAVAGHAEFLWR, from the coding sequence ATGCCTCTTATAAACAAGAAATACTTTAGTACATTGTTAGCGTCCTCTGTGTTGGCCCTCTTCTTAGGGCTCACCACCGACTCTAAACTCACATACTTTACGTCGGACCACGACAAGGCTGCGCACTTCGTCGTGTTCTTTCTAGAGTCATGGCTTTTCACTAAGTCGCTTATCCCGAGAAGAATAAAGTTGTTGTCGCATACTGTTGATAAGTACATACTGAGCCTGCTTGTGTGCGCCGTTGGCGCCGGCGTGGGCAGCGAATTTGCGCAAGCGGTTTTGTCGCGCGGGCGCCGACAATTTGATTCCCTGGATATTGTTTGCAACGTCTGCGGCGGGACGCTAGGAGTGGCTGTAGCTGGTCACGCAGAATTCCTATGGCGTTAA
- the RSM7 gene encoding mitochondrial 37S ribosomal protein uS7m (similar to uniprot|P47150 Saccharomyces cerevisiae YJR113C RSM7 Mitochondrial ribosomal protein of the small subunit) yields the protein MFALRRQLSPALWKNGPRLPASCVAVRHCELPNCIRFQSGTVDQRTAEKASEDRSSLPDTEINSWLEAIESLRSEFTEQPYLPESSLAGPGQSKVNLLEEALNAKKTFEPSEEQIAEWEVLKTVPLPERQDETLQHVTNMIMRHGKKQRAEKTLSRALYLVFCYTRQDPIQLLKKALDDLAPMMVVKTFKTGVAKAAVIPVPLNARQRNRMAWKWIMEGANKRVSSDFAVRLGEELISVFKGNSSGFDKRDQMHKTAIAHRAYIKLK from the coding sequence ATGTTTGCTTTAAGAAGGCAGCTAAGCCCTGCTCTATGGAAGAATGGCCCCCGTTTGCCTGCAAGTTGCGTGGCGGTGAGGCATTGTGAACTACCCAACTGCATTAGGTTCCAAAGTGGTACCGTGGATCAGCGCACAGCAGAGAAGGCCAGTGAAGACAGAAGCTCACTTCCAGACACAGAAATTAATTCCTGGTTGGAGGCTATTGAATCACTTAGATCCGAGTTCACAGAACAGCCATATTTGCCCGAATCGTCGTTGGCAGGGCCAGGACAATCGAAGGTCAaccttttggaagaagcaCTAAATGCGAAGAAGACGTTTGAACCTTCCGAAGAGCAGATCGCGGAGTGGGAGGTGCTCAAAACTGTACCTTTGCCCGAGCGTCAAGACGAGACGCTGCAGCACGTCACGAACATGATCATGCGCCATGGGAAGAAGCAGCGTGCGGAGAAGACTTTGTCACGCGCCTTGTACCTCGTTTTCTGTTACACGCGTCAAGACCCCATCCAGTTGCTCAAAAAGGCTCTCGACGACTTAGCGCCTATGATGGTGGTCAAGACATTCAAGACTGGTGTCGCCAAGGCTGCCGTGATTCCTGTGCCACTGAACGCTAGGCAGAGAAACAGGATGGCGTGGAAATGGATCATGGAGGGCGCAAACAAAAGAGTGTCGAGTGATTTTGCCGTGCgtcttggagaagaacTGATATCGGTGTTTAAGGGCAACAGCTCCGGCTTTGATAAGCGCGACCAGATGCACAAGACCGCGATAGCACACAGAGCGTACATCAAGCTGAAGTGA
- the PSY4 gene encoding Psy4p (some similarities with uniprot|P38193 Saccharomyces cerevisiae YBL046W Hypothetical ORF): MMGIRSDFLYQSLTLMVVEKDASVLRKVEPQQLIPELLVHMTDTIPHEIFQTGSDTESLVARLKFMGEHLTSQFANNHVYPFTMHRICEVCFHPLKYFKTHELGKFVNALEKCCLVSSPLEEESETACEDVSDAGNVSLSKIPWVTQVDEKDLASFLREIEATVSANFGYEQDDDEGEEGDGLDISRNSDVQHNLLDDDDDDDDEDDEDYSDDLNDEEDAGSGGGEDEEIIVEEQIEEDESYSDDETSNGSNEHRGEIEGAGAIDEGETTSEDEDTETSDALRKRKTTELDDFGERDSEVFPVNTTPKKKKHGLAGDASLAESPLFAQGTAVQSKSVEHQVSVLISPSTAIPPQPDKVAAVTDDGNETSPLSYKSSRR, encoded by the coding sequence ATGATGGGAATAAGGTCCGATTTTTTGTACCAAAGCCTGACGCTGATGGTTGTTGAAAAGGACGCGTCAGTGCTACGAAAGGTTGAGCCACAGCAACTGATACCCGAACTACTAGTACACATGACTGACACGATCCCACATGAGATATTTCAGACCGGCTCCGATACAGAGTCTTTGGTAGCACGCCTCAAGTTCATGGGTGAGCACCTAACTTCGCAATTCGCGAACAACCATGTGTATCCATTCACTATGCATCGCATATGCGAGGTATGTTTTCACCCACTGAAGTACTTTAAGACGCACGAGCTAGGAAAGTTTGTTAACGCTTTGGAAAAGTGCTGCTTGGTGAGTAGCCCCCTTGAAGAGGAGAGCGAGACAGCGTGCGAGGACGTTAGTGACGCCGGGAATGTATCGCTATCCAAAATACCTTGGGTAACGCAGGTTGATGAAAAGGACCTCGCCTCGTTTTTGCGTGAGATTGAGGCCACTGTCAGCGCCAATTTTGGTTACGAGcaagatgatgatgaaggCGAAGAAGGCGACGGATTGGATATTAGCCGTAACAGCGACGTACAGCACAACTTGCtcgacgacgatgacgacgacgacgacgaagatgacgaagatTACAGTGATGATCTAaacgatgaagaagatgctgGGAGTGGTGGCGGTGAGGATGAGGAAATTATAGTCGAAGAACAgattgaggaagatgagAGTTACAGTGACGATGAGACAAGCAACGGCAGCAACGAGCATCGCGGTGAAATTGAAGGTGCAGGCGCCATCGACGAAGGAGAAACTACgagcgaggacgaggaTACAGAGACATCCGATGCACTGCGAAAAAGGAAGACGACCGAGCTAGATGATTTTGGTGAAAGAGACAGCGAAGTTTTTCCTGTTAATACAACaccaaagaaaaaaaagcatGGGCTGGCAGGTGATGCATCATTGGCCGAGTCTCCCTTGTTTGCACAGGGAACTGCAGTACAAAGTAAAAGTGTGGAACATCAGGTATCGGTGCTGATCTCGCCAAGCACTGCCATACCGCCTCAACCCGATAAAGTAGCGGCTGTTACAGATGATGGCAATGAGACTAGCCCTTTGAGCTATAAGAGCTCGAGACGTTAG
- the COR1 gene encoding ubiquinol--cytochrome-c reductase subunit COR1 (similar to uniprot|P07256 Saccharomyces cerevisiae YBL045C COR1 Core subunit of the ubiquinol- cytochrome c reductase complex (bc1 complex) which is a component of the mitochondrial inner membrane electron transport chain): MLRSATRSVFKRGLVTPASKPVVTELSNGIKVATLTNEQSAAATVGVVFGSGSASENPYNNGVSNVLAHLFHSEGAQQAAKAGIQLSTKTARDYQSYVASFAAGSGAVSKPLDLLQSHISAALESSSDAATAGALAKTAKEVAAFEASNHPGRVLEHLHATAFQNTPLGLPVRGTVESIEALEKADLQTHARYHFHNSNAVIVGSGNVAHDELVKAVESQISLQSGDKPVEKKKSSFLGSEVRLRDDTLPKAWIAIAAEGEPVTSPNYYVAKVAAQVFGSYAEAEPASRLQGVKLIDEVQEYHLCDSFDHYSLSYKDAGLWGFSAETSNIHQIDDLTHFTLKQWNRLSISVTEQEVARAKSLLKLQLGSVAADSVKLAHSLGAETLALGAAPDLTRVFEKIDNITVKDVKAWASDRLWDQDIAIAGTGKIEGLLDYMRLRNDMSMMRW; this comes from the coding sequence ATGCTTAGATCTGCCACCAGATCCGTTTTCAAGAGAGGGCTTGTGACCCCCGCCAGCAAGCCAGTAGTGACCGAGTTGTCCAACGGCATCAAGGTCGCCACGCTCACCAACGAGCAGTCCGCCGCGGCCACCGTCGGTGTGGTCTTCGGCAGCGGCTCTGCCTCCGAAAACCCCTACAACAACGGTGTCTCCAACGTTTTGGCCCACTTGTTCCACTCTGAGGGCGCGCAGCAGGCTGCCAAGGCCGGCATCCAGCTCTCCACTAAGACAGCCAGAGACTACCAGTCCTACGTTGCCTCCTTCGCAGCCGGCTCGGGCGCTGTCTCCAAGCCACTAGACCTCCTGCAGTCCCACATCTCCGCCGCCTTGGAATCCTCCTCCGATGCTGCCACTGCCGGGGCCTTGGCCAAGACTGCCAAAGAGGTTGCCGCGTTCGAGGCTAGCAACCACCCTGGTCGCGTCTTGGAGCACCTGCACGCCACCGCCTTCCAAAACACTCCTTTGGGCCTACCCGTCAGAGGTACCGTCGAGTCTATCGAGGCCTTGGAGAAGGCCGACCTGCAGACCCACGCCCGCTACCACTTCCACAACTCCAACGCTGTGATTGTGGGCTCTGGCAACGTCGCCCACGATGAGCTCGTCAAGGCTGTCGAGTCCCAGATTTCTTTGCAGTCCGGTGACAAGCCCGtcgaaaagaagaagtcttcGTTCTTGGGCTCTGAAGTCAGATTGAGAGACGACACCCTGCCCAAGGCCTGGATTGCCATTGCTGCAGAAGGTGAGCCTGTCACTTCTCCAAACTACTACGTCGCCAAGGTCGCTGCTCAAGTCTTCGGCTCTTACGCCGAGGCCGAGCCTGCCTCTAGACTCCAGGGTGTCAAGTTGATCGACGAAGTTCAGGAATACCACTTGTGCGACTCCTTCGACCACTACTCTTTGTCTTACAAGGACGCCGGTCTATGGGGTTTCTCTGCGGAGACCTCCAACATTCACCAAATTGACGACCTCACCCACTTCACCTTGAAGCAGTGGAACAGACTGTCTATCTCTGTTACTGAGCAGGAGGTTGCCCGTGCTAAGTCCCTGCTGAAGCTGCAACTAGGCTCTGTCGCCGCCGACAGTGTCAAGCTCGCTCACTCCCTGGGTGCTGAGACTTTGGCTCTGGGCGCCGCGCCAGATTTGACTCGCGTTTTCGAGAAGATCGACAACATTACCGTCAAGGACGTCAAGGCCTGGGCCTCTGACAGATTGTGGGACCAGGACATCGCTATTGCCGGTACCGGTAAGATTGAGGGTCTACTCGACTACATGAGACTCAGAAACGATATGAGCATGATGAGATGGTGA
- the ECM13 gene encoding Ecm13p (conserved hypothetical protein) codes for MNQTPLLMSVSRQCLLAQKVRQKLIRCASPAKDTDIDLRLLVGHANLLDRLAREAADAAAAAVPYEATEQRTKSRHHVPKSSQSVLELENSDSESDSDADSDADADEFWSSSDSDDDADSDDFYSESDGDSDLDPEEEADAEWDTQMGIAKYEAAGPYCLYKPVSRYITTTTVVLSDEEDEDDEEPVCHDHTALRRFPAVEPALIRA; via the coding sequence ATGAACCAAACACCTCTTTTAATGTCCGTCTCGCGACAGTGTCTGCTTGCGCAGAAAGTTCGGCAGAAGCTTATACGGTGTGCCAGCCCGGCCAAAGACACAGATATTGACCTGCGCCTGTTGGTAGGCCACGCCAACTTGCTCGACCGGCTGGCCCGCGAGGCCGCGGacgcggcggcggcggcagtGCCGTACGAGGCGACCGAGCAGCGCACAAAAAGCCGGCATCACGTGCCGAAGAGCTCGCAGAGCGTGTTGGAGCTCGAGAACTCGGATTCGGAGTCCGACTCGGACGCCGACTCGGATGCGGATGCGGACGAGTTCTGGTCCAGCTCCGATTCGGACGACGACGCCGACTCGGACGACTTCTACTCGGAATCTGACGGGGACTCGGATCTCGAccccgaagaagaagcagacGCCGAGTGGGACACCCAGATGGGGATCGCCAAGTACGAAGCAGCCGGGCCCTACTGTCTCTACAAGCCCGTGTCGCGCTACATCACGACTACGACTGTGGTTTTGTCggacgaggaagacgaagacgacgaggagCCGGTGTGCCATGACCACACGGCCCTGCGGCGCTTCCCCGCCGTCGAGCCCGCGCTCATCAGAGCGTGA
- a CDS encoding M20 family metallopeptidase (similar to uniprot|P27614 Saccharomyces cerevisiae YJL172W CPS1 Vacuolar carboxypeptidase yscS expression is induced under low-nitrogen conditions), with protein sequence MTNDYIPIDRPKPVQARRKWMITALAAFLTVCLCRLAYVTSHRAPPAGQTLACDSVKTISELPVHKIQKLLDDKALYNQTLAKLQNAVRVPTEVYDTVVNPEIDADDAVWAPFVEIHKQLARDFPAVWANLRVEKVNHYGLLITWEGSDSDLKPAMFAAHMDVVPVERKTWSQWKHEPFSGDLTVDPDFGTLLWGRGSFDDKNMLIGVLQALEYMLTQEPEFKPKRGVVVSVGFDEEIGGHFGAAYLTKILQERYGHKGMLSIIDEGVVGVKEIENVMIAAPGIGEKGRIDLWFHLNTPGGHSSVPPDHTSIGIAAELISDIESEKFPATFAPQNPLSQYYRCIAKNSDTMEKSLKRDFEFSMQDPKANSRVVEYLIETGGKKIEYLLRSTHAVDIIQGGIKANALPETVSFLVDSRIAVDSSVAEVQDVFIKRAVKIAKKYDLGVVFEGEVLLPATPNGNFNITLAGKPLEPAPPSPENDVWGIFAGSIKTFYEDVIFPKTFSEPRELVVGPSIMSANTDTAHYWDLTDNIYRYQPGFAMEDTLSTIHSVNEHINFDTVMHVVGFTYGYIHAVNKFEK encoded by the coding sequence ATGACTAACGACTATATCCCAATCGACCGGCCGAAGCCTGTGCAAGCCAGGCGGAAGTGGATGATAACCGCTCTGGCAGCGTTCCTGACAGTCTGCCTGTGCCGACTGGCCTATGTTACGAGCCACAGGGCGCCTCCAGCGGGGCAGACGCTCGCATGCGACTCTGTCAAAACAATCAGCGAACTACCTGTGCATAAGatccagaagcttctcGACGACAAGGCCCTGTACAACCAGACGCTGGCGAAACTCCAAAACGCTGTTCGTGTGCCAACAGAGGTGTACGACACCGTGGTGAACCCTGAGATCGACGCAGACGACGCTGTCTGGGCGCCATTCGTGGAGATCCACAAGCAGCTCGCCCGCGACTTCCCTGCGGTCTGGGCAAACCTGCGCGTCGAAAAGGTCAACCACTATGGCCTCCTCATCACCTGGGAAGGCTCCGACAGCGACCTGAAGCCCGCGATGTTCGCCGCTCACATGGACGTTGTGCCTGTCGAGCGCAAGACGTGGTCGCAGTGGAAACACGAGCCCTTCTCTGGTGACCTGACCGTTGACCCCGACTTTGGCACATTGTTGTGGGGCAGAGGCTCTTTTGATGACAAAAACATGCTCATTGGTGTGCTGCAGGCTCTAGAGTACATGCTCACCCAGGAGCCCGAGTTCAAGCCTAAGCGTGGCGTTGTAGTTTCCGTGGGCTTCGACGAGGAAATCGGCGGCCACTTTGGCGCTGCTTACCTGACCAAAATTCTGCAGGAGCGCTACGGACACAAGGGTATGTTGTCTATCATCGACGAGGGCGTGGTTGGTGTtaaagagattgaaaacgTCATGATTGCGGCTCCTGGTATTGGCGAAAAAGGCCGCATTGACCTTTGGTTCCACTTAAACACCCCAGGTGGCCACTCTTCGGTGCCACCTGACCATACTTCCATTGGTATCGCCGCAGAGCTCATCTCGGACATCGAAAGTGAGAAGTTCCCTGCGACCTTCGCCCCTCAAAACCCACTGTCTCAATATTACAGATGcattgccaaaaactctgACACCATggaaaagagcttgaaacGCGACTTCGAGTTTTCCATGCAGGACCCTAAGGCCAACAGCCGCGTTGTCGAATACCTGATCGAAACTGGCGGAAAAAAGATTGAATATCTGTTGCGTAGCACCCACGCCGTCGACATCATCCAGGGCGGTATCAAAGCCAATGCTCTTCCAGAGACAGTGTCATTTTTGGTTGATTCGCGTATTGCAGTGGACTCTAGCGTAGCTGAGGTCCAAGATGTGTTCATCAAGAGAGCTGTGAAAATTGCCAAGAAGTACGATTTAGGCGTTGTTTTCGAGGGCGAAGTGCTGCTTCCTGCTACGCCAAACGGAAACTTCAACATCACTCTCGCTGGCAAGCCATTGGAACCTGCCCCACCATCCCCAGAGAACGACGTGTGGGGCATATTTGCTGGCTCCATAAAGACCTTTTACGAAGACGTGATCTTCCCTAAGACATTTTCCGAGCCTCGTGAGCTTGTTGTTGGGCCCAGTATAATGTCTGCTAATACCGACACTGCACACTACTGGGACCTGACCGATAACATCTACCGTTACCAACCAGGGTTTGCAATGGAGGACACCCTCTCAACTATTCACTCGGTAAACGAACACATCAATTTCGACACTGTGATGCATGTCGTGGGTTTCACCTACGGTTACATTCACGCAGTTAACAAGTTCGAGAAGTAG
- the PRE7 gene encoding proteasome core particle subunit beta 6 (highly similar to uniprot|P23724 Saccharomyces cerevisiae YBL041W PRE7 20S proteasome beta-type subunit), whose protein sequence is MATTVASEYSNEVKNTPIEHQFNPYSDNGGTILGIAGEDFAVLAGDTRHTTDYSINSRYEPKVFDCGDNILISANGFAADGNALVKRFQNSLKWYHFDHNDKKLSMRSAARNIQHLLYGKRFFPYYVHTIIAGLDEEGKGAVYSFDPVGSYEREQCRAGGAAASLIMPFLDNQVNFKNQYEPDSHGTKRKHVKFLTVEEVVQLVRDAFSSATERHIHVGDGVEILIVTKEGVRKEFFELKRD, encoded by the coding sequence ATGGCGACTACCGTAGCATCCGAGTACTCAAATGAAGTGAAAAATACACCCATTGAACACCAATTCAACCCTTACTCTGACAATGGTGGCACTATTTTAGGGATTGCCGGTGAAGACTTTGCAGTACTAGCAGGCGATACCAGGCACACAACAGATTACTCGATTAACTCGAGATACGAACCCAAGGTTTTTGACTGTGGTGATAACATTCTGATCTCTGCGAACGGGTTCGCAGCCGACGGCAATGCCTTGGTGAAGAGGTTCCAGAATAGCTTGAAATGGTACCATTTCGACCACAAcgacaaaaagctttccatgAGATCGGCTGCTAGAAACATACAGCATTTACTGTACGGAAAGCGCTTCTTTCCTTACTACGTTCACACCATTATCGCGGGgctcgatgaagaaggaaaggGCGCGGTGTATTCATTCGATCCTGTGGGGTCTTACGAGCGTGAGCAATGCCGCGCAGGTGGTGCTGCTGCATCGCTGATTATGCCATTCTTGGACAACCAAGTGAACTTCAAGAATCAGTATGAACCAGACAGTCATGGTACTAAGCGCAAGCATGTCAAGTTCCTAACTGTCGAAGAGGTCGTGCAGCTGGTAAGGGACGCATTCTCTTCCGCCACAGAGAGACACATCCATGTGGGTGACGGTGTTGAGATTCTGATAGTCACCAAAGAAGGAGTGCGGAAGGAATTTTTCGAACTGAAGAGGGACTGA
- the ERD2 gene encoding Erd2p (similar to uniprot|P18414 Saccharomyces cerevisiae YBL040C ERD2 Integral membrane protein that binds to the HDEL motif in proteins destined for retention in the endoplasmic reticulum; has a role in maintenance of normal levels of ER-resident proteins): MFNIFRISADLAHLASILILVHNIRKTRQIDGISLKTQVLYVLVFCTRYLDLLTFRWRSVYNTLMKFVFIGSSVYVVSLIQKCRVTNPVAYRDMLVRDTFHIKYLLAGSAVLALIFNYKFTFLEIFWSFSVWLESFAIMPQLFMISRSGKASTITSHYIFAMGLYRALYIPNWIWRYSIDGRPLDKLSFCTGLIQTALYSDFFYVYYKKVVKGSGFQLPH, encoded by the coding sequence ATGTTCAACATATTCAGGATCAGCGCAGATCTGGCTCACCTTGCCAGTATCTTGATTCTCGTGCACAACATCAGAAAGACCCGTCAAATTGACGgtatttctttgaagacgCAAGTCCTCTATGTGCTGGTGTTCTGCACAAGATACTTGGACCTGCTGACCTTTAGATGGCGTTCTGTGTACAACACGCTAATGAAGTTCGTGTTCATCGGTTCCTCGGTCTACGTGGTCAGTctaattcaaaaatgcagGGTCACAAACCCAGTCGCCTACAGAGACATGCTAGTCCGCGACACATTCCACATCAAGTACCTGCTGGCCGGCTCCGCAGTTCTGGCTCTAATCTTCAACTACAAGTTCacttttcttgagattttctGGAGCTTTTCCGTCTGGTTGGAGAGCTTTGCCATCATGCCTCAGCTATTCATGATTTCTCGTTCGGGCAAAGCCAGCACAATCACGAGCCACTACATTTTTGCCATGGGGTTGTACCGGGCCCTGTACATTCCCAATTGGATTTGGAGATACTCCATCGACGGCCGTCCCCTGGACAAACTGTCATTTTGCACTGGCCTCATTCAAACCGCATTGTACTCTGACTTCTTTTACGTCTACTATAAAAAAGTGGTCAAAGGCTCAGGCTTTCAGCTGCCGCACTAA